One window from the genome of Dyella sp. A6 encodes:
- a CDS encoding RDD family protein, giving the protein MAIDLTVTLIDIGRHQFKQILCQAHRDSRTFRHSRELRHNPTSLLHHTRSLNMPTSRQLLAPRSFKAHSAPRQASLEGRRLASFQRRAIAMAVDLIIFNLVAIAVTSLWRMGHSNSAEAAGTGVRVVGLDTWWALAIVVLYFGTLTYFGHGQTPGKRLLRIRVVSLVHDHITLWQSIERALGYGASALELGFGFLQYFIHPNAQTVHDRIAETIVISENPSP; this is encoded by the coding sequence TTGGCTATTGATCTGACCGTTACCCTGATCGACATCGGAAGGCACCAGTTCAAACAGATCCTTTGCCAGGCTCATCGCGACAGTCGTACATTCCGCCATTCAAGGGAACTTCGCCACAACCCAACTTCGTTGCTGCACCATACAAGGTCGCTCAACATGCCCACGTCAAGACAATTGCTCGCACCCAGGAGTTTTAAGGCACACAGTGCTCCTCGGCAGGCGTCTCTCGAAGGTCGTCGTCTTGCGTCGTTTCAGCGCCGTGCGATAGCTATGGCGGTAGATCTCATCATCTTCAATCTTGTCGCGATCGCGGTAACCAGCCTTTGGCGAATGGGTCACTCGAATTCAGCGGAAGCTGCGGGTACCGGCGTACGGGTGGTCGGTCTGGATACCTGGTGGGCGCTGGCGATCGTCGTGCTGTATTTCGGCACACTTACCTACTTTGGTCATGGTCAGACACCCGGCAAGCGCCTTCTGAGAATTCGCGTCGTGTCGCTCGTGCATGACCACATCACTCTCTGGCAAAGCATCGAACGCGCGCTTGGCTACGGCGCGTCGGCCCTCGAACTTGGTTTCGGCTTCTTGCAGTACTTCATCCATCCGAATGCGCAGACGGTTCACGACCGAATTGCTGAAACCATCGTCATTTCAGAGAACCCTTCACCTTGA
- a CDS encoding TonB-dependent receptor has product MAITLGLFFCGSLDLHAQPFAGAVQGQSQTQAGSTSSAKSAKQKAATPDRKQTKNLSAVVVTGIRAAVEKAQDIKFYAPTFVDALSATDIGALPDRSVTEALSRIPGVTIDHFLSQGDPEHFSAEGSGVQIRGLTQVRSELNGRDTFSANGGRALSFEDVPSELMSGIDVYKNQTAEMIEGGLGGTVDLRTFMPFDFKGQKIAASVSENYGNFIKKYKPSASVLYSNRWNTSIGEMGLLVDVADSRLATRTDGLFVRPFFKNADGIWVPRGADWRTLIYNRKRDGAYVAFQWRPTDNLDFFATAFQSRYHEVWDEDAIFVSNDPTQVMVDSSQPSTINNGVFQSGRLTQSGGMPMGTDIRASDSHSRTTDFSTGMKWQLDSSTEIKSTLHFVQATTHRLDSTVSLGTNVPYIDVSLNGHNPPTIGVDPNFTTNPANYYWGFTMDHQDENYAKELAWRADIKYSFLDGFVHSLKGGIRLTNRYAHNIDTGYNWLPVFQTWMQGWALPSGALPGLDLNSTVNSSLVHLDTFKNFYRGGAGIPGAFYAPVLSTALGYPGSYAAIHNAANPYYSCCYAAAYTPTLLDAQHTNLQHEKTYAAYAMLDFGVDDINLSGNIGVRAVRTTNAANGFLVYPNQTLAPYLGNGETTPINARNSYTNVLPSFNLRWEFAPNLLTRFAFSKAIARPDFSQMQAYEILNAAVVSGYTPPAGTSTLPIDKLTLTGTSNSNPYLTPMKANQFDLSLEWYFNQQRGGMAWIDVFHKGLSNYFRNESRFVSYQGLDGNTYQYLITRPVNVGKATIDGAEIGWNQFFDFLPVKGFGMSANFTYIRSRTHVPNGTNTVPLDTDGSGYGSLPADGLSRDSYNIAGYYEHGPWQIRLAYNWRSEYLLSIGPNGYNGTDNNIPWKLPVFADAYGQLDGSIFYSLNRHLKIGLQMNNLNNAVQRTIMDQNASGNHITSWYVNDTRYALTLRATF; this is encoded by the coding sequence GTGGCAATTACCTTGGGGTTGTTCTTCTGCGGATCGCTGGATCTGCATGCGCAGCCTTTTGCCGGCGCTGTCCAGGGTCAGTCCCAGACGCAGGCCGGATCGACATCATCCGCGAAATCGGCGAAGCAGAAAGCCGCGACTCCCGACAGGAAGCAGACCAAGAACCTCTCTGCCGTCGTCGTGACCGGCATCCGGGCTGCAGTCGAGAAGGCGCAGGACATCAAGTTCTACGCTCCCACCTTCGTCGATGCACTGTCCGCGACGGATATCGGTGCCTTGCCGGACCGCAGCGTGACTGAAGCGCTGTCGCGTATTCCCGGTGTCACCATCGATCACTTCCTGTCACAGGGCGATCCGGAGCACTTCTCGGCCGAAGGCAGTGGCGTGCAGATCCGCGGCCTCACCCAGGTGCGTTCCGAGCTGAATGGCCGCGACACGTTTTCCGCCAACGGTGGACGCGCGCTCAGCTTCGAGGACGTGCCATCCGAGCTGATGTCCGGCATCGACGTCTACAAGAACCAGACCGCCGAGATGATCGAGGGTGGTCTGGGTGGCACCGTGGACCTGCGCACCTTCATGCCCTTCGACTTCAAGGGTCAGAAGATCGCCGCTTCGGTAAGCGAGAACTACGGCAACTTCATCAAGAAGTACAAGCCGTCCGCCTCGGTGCTCTACAGCAATCGCTGGAACACCAGTATTGGCGAGATGGGCCTGCTGGTCGATGTGGCCGACTCGCGCCTGGCCACGCGTACCGACGGCCTGTTCGTGCGTCCCTTCTTCAAGAACGCCGATGGCATATGGGTGCCGCGTGGTGCCGACTGGCGCACCCTGATCTACAACCGCAAGCGCGATGGTGCCTACGTCGCCTTCCAGTGGCGGCCCACGGACAATCTCGACTTCTTCGCCACGGCATTCCAGAGCCGATACCACGAGGTCTGGGACGAAGATGCGATCTTCGTGAGCAACGATCCGACCCAGGTGATGGTGGACTCCAGTCAGCCGAGCACGATCAACAACGGTGTGTTCCAGTCCGGTCGCCTGACGCAGAGTGGCGGCATGCCGATGGGTACCGATATCCGCGCATCGGACAGTCATTCCAGGACCACGGACTTCTCCACCGGTATGAAGTGGCAGCTGGACTCCAGCACCGAAATCAAGAGCACGCTGCACTTCGTCCAGGCCACGACCCATCGGCTCGATTCCACCGTATCCCTGGGCACCAACGTGCCCTATATCGATGTCTCGCTGAATGGCCATAACCCGCCGACCATCGGGGTCGATCCGAATTTCACCACGAACCCCGCCAATTACTACTGGGGGTTCACCATGGACCACCAGGACGAGAACTACGCGAAGGAACTGGCCTGGCGTGCCGACATCAAGTACAGCTTCCTGGACGGGTTCGTGCATTCGCTCAAGGGGGGCATACGGTTGACCAACCGCTATGCCCACAACATCGACACCGGCTACAACTGGCTGCCGGTGTTCCAGACCTGGATGCAGGGCTGGGCGCTGCCTAGTGGCGCCTTGCCCGGCCTGGATCTCAACAGCACGGTCAATTCCAGCCTGGTGCACCTGGACACGTTCAAGAACTTCTATCGTGGCGGTGCCGGCATACCGGGTGCGTTCTATGCACCGGTACTGTCGACCGCGCTGGGCTACCCGGGTAGCTACGCAGCCATCCACAACGCTGCCAACCCGTATTACTCCTGCTGCTACGCGGCAGCGTACACACCCACGCTGCTCGATGCCCAGCACACCAACCTGCAGCATGAGAAGACCTATGCGGCATACGCGATGCTCGACTTCGGGGTGGACGACATCAACCTGAGCGGCAACATCGGCGTGCGGGCGGTGCGGACCACCAATGCCGCCAACGGCTTCCTGGTGTACCCCAACCAGACCCTGGCGCCCTACCTGGGCAACGGCGAAACCACGCCGATCAATGCCCGCAACTCGTATACCAATGTCCTGCCGAGCTTCAACCTGCGTTGGGAGTTCGCTCCGAACCTGCTCACGCGCTTTGCGTTCTCCAAGGCGATTGCGCGGCCGGACTTCAGCCAGATGCAGGCCTACGAGATCCTCAATGCCGCCGTGGTGTCGGGCTATACCCCTCCGGCTGGCACCAGCACTCTGCCGATCGACAAGCTGACCTTGACGGGTACGTCGAACAGCAACCCGTACCTGACGCCGATGAAGGCCAACCAGTTCGACCTGTCGCTGGAGTGGTACTTCAACCAGCAGCGCGGCGGCATGGCCTGGATCGACGTGTTCCACAAGGGGCTGAGCAACTACTTCCGCAACGAGTCGCGATTCGTTTCGTACCAGGGACTCGACGGCAATACCTATCAGTACCTGATCACACGTCCGGTGAATGTCGGCAAGGCGACCATCGATGGTGCGGAAATCGGCTGGAATCAGTTCTTCGATTTCCTGCCGGTCAAGGGCTTCGGCATGTCGGCGAACTTCACCTACATCCGCAGCAGGACCCACGTGCCGAATGGCACCAATACGGTGCCGCTGGACACGGATGGCTCGGGTTACGGCAGCCTGCCGGCGGACGGCCTGTCGCGCGATTCCTACAATATCGCCGGTTACTACGAGCACGGTCCATGGCAGATCCGGCTGGCCTACAACTGGCGTAGCGAATACCTGCTGTCGATCGGTCCGAACGGCTACAACGGCACCGACAACAACATCCCGTGGAAGCTGCCGGTGTTCGCCGATGCCTACGGACAACTGGACGGTTCGATCTTCTACTCGCTCAATCGCCACCTGAAGATCGGCCTGCAGATGAACAACCTCAACAACGCCGTGCAGCGCACGATCATGGATCAGAACGCATCCGGCAACCACATCACGTCCTGGTACGTGAACGACACCCGTTATGCACTGACCTTGCGCGCGACCTTCTGA
- a CDS encoding pirin family protein, with amino-acid sequence MTGTTDIIISAQPLDRRLPGIDPFIFGAYHLDLYPRGNGQLGPDPSLLKGRDIGMDFSGKDGFSMYHGDKVPGFPAHPHRGFETVTIVRKGLVDHADSLGATARYGEGDVQWLTTGSGVQHGEMFPMVHEGRDNPLDLFQIWLNLPARRKMAAPDFTMFWAHDIPHAVQVDAQGRRSEVEVIAGDYAPVDAAAAGGQPLFKALMPPPASWASEPEADLAIWIIRLEPGASLVLPAASREARRALYLTTGKTLTVDGRVFNESVMVEVRADATAPLFNHGTDVVEVLLLQGKPIGEPLVTHGPFVANSQQELMQAMQDYRRTEFGGWPWPSHAHTHGTSERFAQHPDGRVEKPSA; translated from the coding sequence ATGACCGGCACCACCGACATCATCATCAGCGCCCAGCCACTGGATCGGCGCCTTCCCGGGATCGACCCCTTCATCTTCGGGGCCTATCACCTTGACCTTTATCCGCGTGGCAACGGCCAGCTCGGCCCCGATCCGTCCTTGCTCAAGGGGCGCGACATCGGCATGGATTTCAGCGGCAAGGACGGCTTCAGCATGTACCACGGCGACAAGGTGCCGGGTTTCCCCGCACACCCGCACCGTGGTTTCGAGACCGTGACCATCGTCCGCAAGGGGCTGGTCGATCATGCCGATTCGCTGGGTGCCACTGCGCGCTACGGAGAAGGTGACGTGCAATGGCTGACCACCGGCAGCGGCGTGCAGCATGGCGAGATGTTCCCGATGGTGCACGAGGGCAGGGACAACCCGCTCGACCTGTTCCAGATCTGGCTGAACCTGCCCGCCAGGCGGAAGATGGCGGCGCCGGACTTCACCATGTTCTGGGCGCATGACATCCCGCATGCAGTGCAGGTCGATGCGCAGGGTCGCCGCAGCGAGGTGGAAGTCATCGCCGGCGACTATGCACCGGTCGATGCGGCGGCAGCCGGCGGCCAGCCGTTGTTCAAGGCACTGATGCCGCCTCCGGCCTCGTGGGCCAGCGAGCCGGAAGCGGATCTCGCCATCTGGATCATCCGCCTGGAACCCGGCGCCAGCCTGGTGCTGCCCGCGGCCAGCCGTGAAGCACGTCGCGCGCTGTACCTGACCACGGGCAAGACCCTGACGGTGGACGGCCGCGTTTTCAACGAAAGCGTGATGGTGGAAGTGCGTGCCGATGCAACCGCACCGCTGTTCAACCACGGCACCGACGTGGTCGAGGTATTGTTGCTGCAAGGCAAGCCGATCGGCGAGCCACTCGTGACGCACGGCCCGTTCGTGGCCAATTCGCAGCAGGAGCTGATGCAGGCGATGCAGGATTACCGGCGCACCGAGTTCGGCGGCTGGCCCTGGCCGTCGCATGCACATACGCACGGCACGTCGGAACGCTTCGCCCAGCATCCGGATGGACGGGTGGAAAAACCTTCTGCCTGA